In Rubrivirga marina, the following are encoded in one genomic region:
- a CDS encoding P1 family peptidase, which produces MPRFVPFLLVAWVMGALAPLASGQDVRARDLGIPFEGVPGPLNAITDVPGVEVGHATIIEGDGPLVKGEGPVRTGVTALLPRGRAFDPVFAATYALNGNGEMTGVHWIEESGYLETPITITNTFSVGVVRDAVIAWMDSTGLNADPEGGLWYTYPLVAETYDVLNDILGQHVTRAHAFEALDAAAGGPVAEGNVGGGTGMIAHQFKGGIGTASRLTGSGHTLGVLVQANYGGRARFTVAGVPVGREIPDLMPNYDVLARGSIIVVVATDAPLLPPQLQRLAERVPLAIGRLGGLGSNGSGDIFVAFSTGNPGAWAARPTATLDVLPNDEMDGLFEATVEATEEAILNAMVAAETMTGRDSLTAHALPHDRL; this is translated from the coding sequence ATGCCCCGCTTCGTTCCTTTCCTGCTCGTCGCGTGGGTGATGGGCGCCCTCGCCCCGCTCGCCAGCGGGCAGGACGTGCGCGCCCGTGACCTTGGCATTCCGTTCGAGGGCGTCCCGGGGCCGCTCAACGCGATCACCGACGTGCCCGGCGTCGAGGTCGGCCACGCCACGATCATCGAGGGCGACGGCCCGCTCGTCAAGGGGGAGGGGCCGGTGCGGACGGGCGTGACGGCCCTCCTCCCGCGCGGCCGGGCGTTCGACCCCGTCTTCGCCGCGACCTACGCGCTGAACGGGAACGGGGAGATGACGGGCGTCCACTGGATCGAGGAGTCCGGCTACCTCGAGACGCCGATCACCATCACCAACACCTTCAGCGTCGGCGTCGTCCGCGACGCCGTCATCGCGTGGATGGACTCGACCGGGCTCAACGCGGACCCCGAGGGCGGGCTCTGGTACACGTACCCGCTCGTGGCCGAGACGTACGACGTGCTGAACGACATCCTCGGCCAGCACGTCACGCGGGCCCACGCCTTCGAGGCGCTCGACGCCGCGGCGGGCGGGCCGGTCGCCGAGGGGAACGTGGGCGGCGGCACAGGGATGATCGCGCACCAGTTCAAGGGCGGGATCGGGACGGCCTCCCGGCTCACGGGGAGCGGCCACACGCTCGGCGTCCTCGTCCAGGCCAACTACGGCGGCCGGGCCCGGTTCACGGTCGCGGGCGTGCCGGTCGGACGCGAGATCCCGGACCTCATGCCGAACTACGACGTGCTCGCACGCGGCTCGATCATCGTCGTCGTGGCGACCGACGCCCCGCTCCTCCCGCCCCAACTCCAACGGCTCGCCGAGCGGGTCCCCCTCGCGATCGGCCGGCTCGGCGGGCTCGGCTCGAACGGCTCCGGCGACATCTTCGTCGCCTTCTCGACGGGCAACCCGGGCGCGTGGGCGGCTCGCCCGACGGCGACGCTCGACGTGCTCCCCAATGACGAAATGGACGGGCTGTTCGAGGCCACGGTCGAGGCGACCGAGGAGGCCATCCTCAACGCGATGGTGGCCGCCGAGACCATGACGGGACGGGACAGCTTGACGGCCCACGCCCTCCCGCACGATCGGCTTTAG
- a CDS encoding dihydrofolate reductase family protein: MKTQYYTATSLDGFIADPDHSLDWLLQFGMTDDYPDFIRDVGAVAMGSTTYEWVLADLGGAETGTPWPYEQPTWVFTSRDLPAIPGADVRFVRGDVRPVHEQMVAEAGGKNVWLVGGGDLVGQFCDHGLVDELIVTVAPVTLGAGAPLLPRRIATPPLRLVSATTHNDTFVQLRYEVPRERE, translated from the coding sequence ATGAAGACGCAGTACTACACCGCGACCAGCCTCGACGGCTTCATCGCCGACCCCGACCACTCGCTCGACTGGCTCCTCCAGTTCGGCATGACCGACGACTACCCCGACTTCATCCGGGACGTCGGCGCCGTCGCGATGGGCTCGACGACCTACGAGTGGGTCCTGGCCGACCTCGGAGGGGCGGAGACAGGCACGCCGTGGCCGTATGAGCAGCCGACGTGGGTGTTCACGTCGCGCGACCTCCCCGCGATCCCGGGCGCCGACGTGCGCTTCGTGCGCGGGGACGTCCGCCCGGTCCACGAGCAGATGGTGGCCGAGGCCGGTGGGAAGAACGTCTGGCTCGTCGGGGGCGGCGACCTGGTCGGGCAGTTCTGCGACCACGGCCTCGTCGACGAGTTGATCGTGACGGTCGCGCCGGTGACGCTGGGCGCGGGCGCTCCGCTCCTCCCGCGGCGGATCGCGACGCCCCCGCTCCGGCTCGTGTCGGCGACGACCCACAACGACACGTTCGTCCAGCTCCGCTACGAGGTCCCACGGGAGCGCGAGTGA